acgtttggtacaaggtataaaataatcccgggataaatctataccttataccaaacgtggtataaaaattaataCCGGCATAACtcatgttataccttaaaccaaacgaccactaaaagATGTAAAACCAGTAAAACATGATTTATCCACGCGGGAACACCTCATGTACCGGTGTTCTTGACATCATTATAGCAAAACTCAATCCGCTATCATCTTCTGCAACTAGATAAGAGAAATCAAAAGCTCATTTTCTCCATTTTCACTCTTTCTTGAGTTCTCCCTTCCTTAACCAATGTCACTCTCTTCTTTCTCCACAGTTCCATGGAAGGTCTAACTCTCCTCGTTTACCATTTGAACTATGTAACTTTATTCTTTAGTTGGTAGCTTTTGAAATTCTATTTACTGCATTTCGTTGGCCATGATACGCAATATTTGAACCAAGCTGCATACCTTCTAGTTTTACCTTTCAACCAGCAGTATTAACtcggtcatttgcacgattacccttcaaaggcactggtctcttatttttgcctctcaaattggtggtctttaatttttgactttcgcctaataccatgaggttcgaatcccagctcagtcaaaagaaaaaaaattgcatGCTAaagttttgtagcaaagttaggcctatttgggccaaagttaggcctcaggtagaattttaaatacaaaactctacctgcaggcatagTTTTGCATGtgaggtagagttttgcaaaCTCTGCCTGTGGTAGAGTTTTgcactctgccttgcgaatccaaaccccTGTCTTGCGagattccttcttttttttttttttactaaactgGGTTCGAACCttgaggtattaggcgaaggacaaaaattaagattaccgatttgaggggcaaaaattaaagaccagtgcttttgaagggcaatccgcacaaaaaaatgtatTAACTCATCATTCCAGTGCCACATTAACAACAGGTATACTACTTTAGTCCGTAATTGGGACTGAAAATCTAAATTGAGATATTCAAACTTGATAGACTGTTAGTGAGATTattctaagtaggcgtttggccatcaattttgaaaccatggtttcaaatcagCGTTTGGTCATCAATTTTCAGTCATAGTTTGAAATCtaatttgaaaccatgatttgaacCCAAATCGTCCAAAAAACATGACTTGGGGTTTGAAACCATAAAttcaactttttaaaatacaaaatttaacccataagttaatattttgtaaaaaaagacccataaattgataaatatttttaacaattacccccatcaatcatttaccaatctcattacccatcaacctttatttatgtctaccaacctttaatttatatagaaagattatattaaatagtagttacattactattcatgtaaaattttcgattttattgaagtaaagtttgattaattgatgttgcattttttagaaaagccttctagtagtgtactaattttgttataaactatgatttgctcatttggtaagattgtataagaattgagaatgttttgatagttttcacaatttgtggagtttttatatctataagagaaaatacaacttgaaatatctaaattgtatgtccaaacatggtttgaaaccatgtccaaacggggcctaagAATGTATATGATACCAAATCTCAAACAGCAAGGAGTGGTTTTAAGCATGAACTGAAAATTAAGTACAGCATATAACCGACTAGTATAGGAACCATTAAACTGGAAAGTTATCAGCCTAAAGCCATCAATTGTCAAGaacatatggcccaatatatatatttattccttCTGGCAAGTATAGCAAACAGTGTGAGGCCAATACCAGCAAGGTTTTGTCAGACTATTCTTATATTTACTAAGCATCTTCAATGAGGGACATATTCAAATAGCCAAATCCAAACTCACCAACATATCTGCCCACGTCAACAAGAACATTGGCACAAGATCAACATTTCAAGATGTCACTTGCCATTCATCCTCTCTATAACAGTAATAAGCCCTTGAGTACCAAGCTTCCCATCTCCATTAGCAACCATAGCAGAAAACAGCTGCTTATTCAACGCAGCACCAGGCAACACAACAACATCATCACCCTCCTCCGCTCCAACATCTAATCCCATTCCCAAATCCTTCACCATATACTCCGTAAATCCACCGGGCCTAAAATCCCTCCCAATCATCCTCTCCCCAAACAACTCCATAACCATAGACCCCGCCGCTCCTCCCTTCACTGCCTCCACAAATTCCCTCTTATCCAACCCCGCCTTCTCTGCAAACACCAACCCTTCACTCAACCCCAACAAATTCGCTCCAACGACAATCTGATTCGCTATTTTACAGCTCTGCCCCTTCCCCGGTCCACCAACAAAAGTCGCCTTTCCCAACACATCAAACAAAGGGTTTAACCACTTCACCACATCCTCATTTCCACCCGCGAAAATCGCCAATTTCCCTTCTTTCGCCCCGATATCTCCACCCGACACGGGAGCATCAACACCCCAAGAGTCCTTCTCACGTGCAGCATCGTAAATTTCCTTAGCAAGAACCGGGTGGCTGCTTGTATGATCAATGAGGACAGTATTGGGGTTGAGAAATGGAATTAAACTCTCTAAGACAATTTGTCGAACATCTGATGGGTGACCCAACATAGTGAAAATAACGTCGCTTTTACGTGCGAGTTCAGTTGGGGAATTAACAAGATGGGCACCTTGGGATTGAAGGTGAGCGATTTTAGAAGGGTTGCGAGCGTAAATAGTGACGGTATAGTTAGCGGAGAGGAGGCGAGATGCCATAGCGCCACCCATAACGCCAGTGCCTATCCATCCTATTCGGGTTTGGGTCGGGTTTATGGGAGTTGGGTAGGATGTCATTGTTGGAGTTTTGGTTCTATTGAAGGAAGAGCTGCAGAGAGAATGAGTAGCTTTCTGTTTAATGATTGGGTGTTAATCTGGAGTTTTATTGTGACTTCATTGTTTTGGATTGACAGTGTCAAGTGTCAAACACCATCCTATAAGGGCGTGTTTGGTACTTGGGATAACGATAATAATTCCGTAATAAGTACTCCATTAGTTAATCTCCAGATTATGTTAATCCATCAATTTAAAATACAATCTCATATAAGGGGGAATAAGATAATCCCATGGAATATCTTGCTTATCCGCATACAAAATAGTCTCTTTAAGTTTTGCTAAAGTGGAACCTCTTTGGTCCAACTAATAAAATTGCTTAAAACTAGCAGTGACTATCAAAAAAACACTACTGAAAACACGGCAAAAGTTAGATCGAGTAATTTTCCTTGTACAATCATTTATTTGGTTTCACTTAATATTTGAAGTGGCCTTTTACTGTTACTCTTATCCACTGCCACCCTCAACCACCGCACAGCTATCATAACCCATCACCATTGCACAAGTTCCTCCCATTATCTCTATGTGGCTATCTCTGACAAAGCACAATCGCGACCTTTAACTGCTAGAGTTGCTAGCTTTTAGAGTATGTTTCATCAAACAAACAATTTTTataatatcatgatcaagatTTTCTCTACTCTTTTCCAAATATAATATATAATTATGATTTTATTTCAGTATTTATATATAATGATTAGATGAAAACATCTTAGACCATCTTTACCTTCAGTATTTGCAGACTTAATTGTAATAAGCCAGGAGGAATTAAAGAGAGTAAACAAGCTACTTTTGGGCATAACATTTTTCTTGATATGTAGGTGCAAGCACTTTGATGATCCAAGGAATGGTAACTTACTATATCATAAACAAGTCTTTGTACAAGCCAGAATACAAATTTTCTTCTTTATGCCTATAGATCTGCTATATGCTCTCTTCATTCCATCTCTAACACAAATTTCTGTTATTTTTCTCATCATCTTAAGAAATgtggaagaagaaaagaaaagaacaactcaTCCCAAGAAACTGTACAAAACGAAGAAGAGGACAACTAGGAGCATAGTCCCTACGCCAAACAAGCCTTCTCCATCATATGCAACAGAACCAGTACTGCTTTCCCAATATGTAGCAGAGGATATATTTTCTACAGGAATGAATATTGACAGCATGTATACAAGAAGTGTCAAGGAGATAGGAAATAACAATACTAGAAGAAGAATTGTGGCACCTCCACCTATACTAGAAATTGTTGGCCAAAAAATGAGCAAGCTAAGAAACACAATTACTAGTGAAGGAATCACAGGTGATGGCCCTATGCTGCCCATATTTGGCCTACACAAATACCTAGCCTGTTAGTATCAGTTGACTAGAAAAAATATGAAATCTGCTGGCATGCCAACAGGAGAATATAAAGTAGACCTTTTGGCTGCAACTATCATGGTCACATCACCTTATGCTTCCTTTTGGAAGATAATGTCTGTAGATGCCTAAGCTGTCTCTGCATGTTATACTTCAATAATTGTGGATGGATAATATCCCCTACCCTATACTAGAGGTTTCGAAATCAAACTATGAGAATGGATAAACCACGATAGGAAGTGTTTTCTCTTTTAACGTGCCTTACGCAGTGTGAATCTTGATTAATCAACTACTGAATTTCGAATATTAAATgattataccaaaaaaaaaatctcaaaagaTGTGAAGATTGGGATCAACTAAATTTTGATAGCTTCTTATTTAACTTTAACAAGAAATTCTAATATTGACACCTTTTCATGACCTTGGAACCAACTGAGAAGAAAAGATTCACCAACATGAATATCAAGAAATGGAATTTCGAAACGGCTTAAAATGATTCTTTTATCTGTTTTGTTcgcttttccttttcctttgtaCACTTACAACTACTTGAACTTTGTATAAAAAACATTAGGTGCTGCGTAATAGCCATGGTAAAATATCCTTAACCTTAAGAAGCAATTGCACACGTGCACTGCAAAATCCAAATCCATAGCTATCGAATGGAACTCACAGTGGTTTTTACACACCTAAATGATACAGAAGAATAGGGTGATACATCGAGATAGAACTCTGGAGCATATTGCTACGAGAAATCAGTAAAACCTAACACAAGTTCCTCATAATATATTCTAGCAAGCTATTTACTAACCTTCCTAATATATTTAATAGGTTAACACACTACAGCTTGTTACAACAAATAAATTACAACATTTTATATATAAGGCAAGAGAAGAAGATAATCGAGCTACATCTATCTTTCCTTCGTTGCAGCCAACTCATAGAGCAGGATTATATCGCAAATGCTGCTCGTAGAAATTTATCAActgccaaacaaaacaaaaaaattccATCAAGAGTCATCTCAGTAAAGCTGAAGGAAATATTCCCTGAAACTGGAGTTAGAAGTATATCAACACATTGGTCAAATAATAGCCATAATTACAAAATAGAATGATATAATGTTTATTTTAACAAATTATAGTATGTTCAGGTATCTATCTAAAGTGATAATCCAAAACAATTAGTGAGACTCTAATCAGATAAAGACAATGAGGAAAAGATTAAGTTTACTAATTCAGATTTCCAGGCACTATCATTGCAATACTTCTGAACCATTACAAAATTAGATCACAGCAAGCATTTTGATCGCTATATCAGAAGATCAGGTTATTCTGattttaaaacaaaatttgaGGTTTCCATATTTATTTGAAACTGAGAAATGATTGTTATTAATCCATATGAAAATGTAAGATCGTTGCTTTTTTTGGTGATGCAAGAAACAATAAGAGACAAAAGAGCAACATCTACCAGAAGTGGATTATTCATCTTTAGAAACTTGTTATCCACCATCATTTCCTTTCCATCCGACCTGTAGGCAACCATTAAAAAAGGCTATAATGTGAACCAAAAACTAATAAAAGAATCAGCAAAGTATCATCAAATCGAAAAGTTATAATTAAATTGTTTAGCAAGATGTATACAAAACTGGTAAAGCCAATGAGAGTATGAGCAAGCTGTGACCACGAACTAAACTGTCAAGTTCAAAGATCCCTCCATTAAGAAAAGAGAATAAAACAAAAACAGAAGGAATTAATCACACAGGTCATATAACAGCTTAACACACACATTATATTATTGTTATAGAATAATAGGTTAcacaacttaaaaaaaaaaaaaaaaaaaaaaaaaaaaaaactagaaaagTACCACTTAAAGGATTGAATTCAGTTCAATCCTCCTAAATGGGGTgggaaaaaaaaactgaaaaaaaaaaaattcagttcAGATGTACCGGGAACAACAGAAT
The sequence above is a segment of the Lycium barbarum isolate Lr01 chromosome 6, ASM1917538v2, whole genome shotgun sequence genome. Coding sequences within it:
- the LOC132645101 gene encoding probable 3-hydroxyisobutyrate dehydrogenase-like 2, mitochondrial — protein: MTSYPTPINPTQTRIGWIGTGVMGGAMASRLLSANYTVTIYARNPSKIAHLQSQGAHLVNSPTELARKSDVIFTMLGHPSDVRQIVLESLIPFLNPNTVLIDHTSSHPVLAKEIYDAAREKDSWGVDAPVSGGDIGAKEGKLAIFAGGNEDVVKWLNPLFDVLGKATFVGGPGKGQSCKIANQIVVGANLLGLSEGLVFAEKAGLDKREFVEAVKGGAAGSMVMELFGERMIGRDFRPGGFTEYMVKDLGMGLDVGAEEGDDVVVLPGAALNKQLFSAMVANGDGKLGTQGLITVIERMNGK